A genomic window from Peromyscus maniculatus bairdii isolate BWxNUB_F1_BW_parent chromosome 1, HU_Pman_BW_mat_3.1, whole genome shotgun sequence includes:
- the LOC102915178 gene encoding gastric triacylglycerol lipase has product MWLLLTVTSVISAFGGTHGLLGRLAPESPEANMNISQMINYWGYPSEEYEVITEDGYILGIYRIPYGKKNSENLGHRPVVFLQHGLLASATNWIANLPNNSLAFILADAGYDVWLGNSRGNTWSRRNLYFSPDSVQFWAFSFDEMAKYDLPATIDFIVQKTGQEKLHYVGHSQGTTIGFIAFSTMPELAKRIKTFYALAPVATVTYAQSPLKKLSVIPSFLFKMIFGDKIFMPHNFFDQFLGTEVCSRELLDRLCSNALFIMCGFDRQNLNVSRFDVYLGHNPAGTSVQDILHWAQVARSKKFQAFNWGSPSQNMLHYNQKTPPEYDVSDMTVPIAVWNGGHDILADPRDVDMLLPKLPNLIYHKEVLPYNHLDFIWAMNAPQEVYNEMISIMEKD; this is encoded by the exons ATGTGGCTGCTGTTGACAGTAACAAGTGTGATATCTGCATTCGGAGGGACACATGGCTTACTGGGGAGACTGGCTCCTGAAAGCCCTGAAGCAAACATGAATATT aGCCAGATGATAAATTACTGGGGATATCCTAGTGAAGAGTATGAAGTTATTACTGAAGATGGCTACATTCTGGGGATCTACAGAATTCCTTATGGGAAGAAAAATTCAGAGAATTTAG GCCACAGACCTGTGGTGTTTTTGCAGCATGGTTTGCTCGCATCAGCCACAAACTGGATCGCAAATCTGCCCAACAACAGCCTGGCCTTCATTTTGGCAGACGCTGGCTATGATGTGTGGCTGGGGAACAGCCGAGGGAACACATGGTCCAGgagaaatttatatttttctccagACTCAGTTCAATTCTGGGCTTTCAG CTTTGATGAAATGGCTAAATATGACCTTCCAGCCACAATAGACTTCATTGTACAGAAAACTGGACAAGAGAAGCTGCACTATGTTGGCCATTCTCAGGGCACCACTATTG GTTTTATTGCCTTTTCTACCATGCCTGAACTGGCTAAAAGAATCAAGACCTTTTATGCACTAGCTCCAGTTGCTACTGTGACATATGCACAAAGCCCTTTGAAAAAGCTTTCAGttattccttcatttcttttcaag atgatATTTGGTGACAAAATATTCATGCCACACAACTTCTTTGATCAATTTCTTGGTACTGAAGTGTGCTCCCGGGAGCTGCTAGACCGTCTCTGCAGTAACGCTTTATTCATCATGTGTGGATTTGACAGGCAGAATTTGAATGTG AGTCGATTCGATGTGTATCTAGGGCATAATCCAGCAGGAACATCCGTTCAAGACATCCTCCACTGGGCCCAG gtTGCCAGATCTAAGAAATTTCAAGCCTTTAACTGGGGAAGCCCATCCCAGAACATGTTACACTACAATCAG AAAACGCCTCCTGAATATGATGTGTCAGATATGACTGTGCCAATTGCAGTGTGGAATGGTGGCCATGACATCCTGGCTGATCCCCGAGATGTTGACATGCTGCTTCCCAAACTCCCCAACCTGATTTACCACAAAGAGGTTCTTCCTTACAATCACCTTGACTTTATCTGGGCAATGAATGCTCCTCAAGAAGTCTACAATGAGATGATTTCCATAATGGAAAAAGATTGA